A genomic region of Tenuifilum sp. 4138str contains the following coding sequences:
- a CDS encoding LysO family transporter: MITVVSIMAGGMLLGFLIRAKQRIVSGNEKLITYAIYLLLFMMGVSIGSNEQIMNSLSTLGIVALIVSMGAIIGSILTGFVVFKLFFKND, translated from the coding sequence TTGATTACGGTTGTTAGCATAATGGCTGGGGGTATGTTGCTTGGTTTTCTTATAAGAGCAAAGCAACGTATTGTTTCTGGTAATGAGAAACTTATCACTTATGCCATATACCTGCTTCTTTTCATGATGGGCGTTAGCATAGGTTCAAACGAACAAATTATGAACTCGTTGAGTACGCTTGGTATTGTGGCCCTTATAGTCTCAATGGGTGCTATAATCGGAAGTATTCTAACGGGGTTTGTAGTGTTCAAATTGTTTTTTAAAAACGATTAA
- a CDS encoding AEC family transporter codes for MGSEVIIHQLLIFGVLMVVGALGSYFGIIKDEAKDFLSRFIIDITLPCLIFSTFAKIDSNPTLLINGLLVFGFTFVNLAIALFAGTVSARLQGLNPANTTVHSLHTMFGNIVFLGYPLFDALFPGGIGIFYAAAYQLASNSVTFTYGIYRLSAGQAKSGLKSLLNINTFALLIGFTITAFGIKIPAFFIDALSGLGKATSPLSMVYIGALLMGLGIRKSVSHKSIYLLSLNKLILLPVFLGFIYLWVFRFFNLQISSEAFIVLVMQMAMPCQTIIVVMSRRYGGNYQLAAGNLFVSTILSIATLPAIYIYLNFLLK; via the coding sequence ATGGGCTCCGAGGTAATTATCCACCAGTTACTAATTTTTGGCGTTTTAATGGTAGTGGGCGCTTTGGGCTCCTACTTCGGAATCATTAAGGACGAAGCCAAAGACTTCCTGTCGCGCTTCATTATCGACATTACCCTTCCCTGCTTGATTTTTTCAACTTTTGCTAAAATTGATAGTAACCCCACCCTGCTTATCAACGGTTTACTGGTGTTTGGTTTTACCTTTGTTAACCTGGCAATCGCTCTTTTTGCTGGAACCGTTTCAGCACGTCTCCAGGGCTTGAACCCAGCAAACACTACAGTTCATAGCCTTCACACCATGTTTGGGAATATTGTGTTTTTGGGCTACCCGCTCTTTGATGCTCTATTTCCAGGAGGAATTGGAATATTCTATGCAGCAGCATACCAGCTTGCTTCAAACTCGGTTACTTTCACCTACGGGATATACAGGCTAAGTGCTGGTCAAGCAAAATCGGGGTTAAAAAGTTTGCTTAACATCAACACCTTTGCCTTGCTAATTGGTTTTACAATTACTGCCTTTGGCATAAAAATTCCAGCGTTTTTTATCGATGCCCTGAGTGGATTGGGTAAGGCTACCAGCCCCCTATCAATGGTTTACATTGGGGCTTTGCTTATGGGGTTGGGTATTCGTAAATCCGTGAGCCATAAAAGTATTTACCTGCTTAGCCTCAATAAGTTGATTTTATTACCAGTTTTTTTGGGCTTTATTTACCTATGGGTATTCCGATTTTTTAACCTGCAAATTTCGAGCGAAGCCTTTATTGTTCTTGTAATGCAAATGGCTATGCCCTGCCAAACAATAATAGTGGTAATGAGCAGAAGGTATGGTGGAAACTATCAGCTTGCTGCGGGTAATCTGTTTGTCTCCACCATACTGAGTATAGCAACTTTGCCTGCCATTTATATTTATCTGAACTTTCTTCTGAAATGA
- a CDS encoding histidinol-phosphatase HisJ family protein, translating to MYPDYHMHTNFSDGHHTHDEMVYAAEASGIYEIGFTDHISLKPIGWAMDLGRVPELIDTVNRTQHKSNSVTIRFGAEVDYIPNLVNETRSVLKSIPLDYTIGSVHFIDDWNFDTDINGYQGIDIDDFYRTYFKLVGEVAQTGMFDIIGHADLAKKFAVYPTFKLQKVYERCAQIFSDCGVVVELNTSGKNKPCAEFYPSVDFLEILHHYRVPITLGSDAHVEQNIGQYFDEAVNLLKSLGYKEIITFSQRKRIPINI from the coding sequence ATGTACCCCGACTACCACATGCATACCAACTTTTCTGACGGACATCATACTCACGATGAAATGGTGTATGCGGCAGAGGCTTCAGGGATTTACGAAATAGGTTTCACGGATCATATATCGCTTAAACCTATTGGCTGGGCAATGGATTTGGGAAGGGTTCCTGAACTGATTGATACAGTAAATCGTACTCAGCACAAATCCAATTCAGTAACCATTCGGTTTGGAGCCGAGGTGGATTATATTCCCAATTTGGTTAATGAAACCCGAAGTGTTTTAAAATCTATACCCTTGGATTATACCATTGGTTCGGTTCACTTTATTGATGATTGGAATTTTGATACCGATATTAACGGTTACCAAGGCATTGATATTGATGATTTTTACCGCACCTATTTCAAACTTGTTGGCGAGGTAGCACAAACCGGAATGTTCGATATTATTGGTCATGCCGATTTAGCAAAAAAATTTGCAGTTTACCCCACGTTTAAGCTGCAGAAAGTTTACGAAAGGTGTGCTCAAATTTTTAGCGATTGCGGTGTGGTGGTTGAGCTCAATACCAGCGGAAAAAATAAGCCCTGTGCCGAATTTTACCCATCGGTCGATTTTCTCGAAATCCTTCATCACTACCGGGTGCCCATTACCCTGGGTAGCGATGCTCATGTTGAGCAAAACATTGGGCAGTACTTTGATGAGGCCGTTAACCTCCTTAAATCGTTAGGATACAAGGAAATAATTACCTTTAGCCAACGAAAACGGATACCAATTAATATTTAG
- a CDS encoding 5'-nucleotidase, lipoprotein e(P4) family: MKIKTLLLAAFAFLLLISCKTKTEKENFNQDHLIYATIWYQNSPETKALYYQGFNIAGERLKQYSKQKTAKPKAVVVDIDETMLNNVPFQAQEIIDNKEFSSEFWNEWSQLARAEATPGAIEFSKLCDSLGIPIFYISNRKVNEFDATLRNLDSLGFAFAKPEFIILRDNESSKKARREKVMENYEIVLLIGDNLNDFSEVFEDRSDSWGTPTVEKFKNEFGNRFIVLPNPMYGDWEKNIYPSRGMLPAQQDSARRSVLKGFK; this comes from the coding sequence ATGAAAATCAAAACTTTGCTGCTGGCAGCATTTGCGTTTTTGCTGTTAATCTCCTGTAAAACAAAAACCGAAAAGGAGAATTTTAATCAGGATCACCTGATTTACGCCACCATTTGGTACCAAAACTCCCCCGAAACGAAAGCCCTGTACTACCAAGGCTTCAATATTGCTGGGGAAAGATTGAAACAGTACTCGAAACAAAAAACTGCAAAACCTAAAGCAGTGGTGGTTGATATTGATGAGACCATGCTAAACAATGTTCCATTCCAAGCGCAGGAAATTATTGATAACAAAGAGTTCTCGAGCGAGTTCTGGAACGAGTGGAGCCAACTTGCCAGGGCCGAAGCCACCCCGGGTGCCATTGAGTTCAGCAAGCTTTGCGATTCGTTGGGCATTCCAATTTTCTACATCAGCAACCGAAAGGTAAACGAGTTTGACGCTACCCTTCGCAACCTCGATTCGCTGGGTTTTGCCTTTGCAAAACCAGAGTTCATAATTCTCAGGGACAATGAGAGTAGCAAAAAAGCACGTCGCGAAAAGGTAATGGAAAACTATGAAATAGTTCTGCTTATTGGCGATAACCTTAACGATTTTTCTGAGGTTTTTGAAGACAGAAGCGATAGCTGGGGTACACCCACCGTGGAGAAATTCAAAAATGAATTCGGAAACCGATTTATAGTTTTGCCTAACCCCATGTACGGCGACTGGGAAAAAAATATATATCCGAGCCGTGGCATGCTGCCTGCCCAGCAGGATAGTGCTCGCCGCTCTGTACTAAAGGGTTTTAAGTAA
- a CDS encoding YceI family protein translates to MKYLTLLTALLVSTTVWSQEFIADASSSTLKWNAKKVTGEHYGKVKLKEGKLVIRDNQIAGGNFVIDMESITCDDLESPEWNKKLIDHLKSDDFFSVGTYRVALLGNVRSDKFNGDKAKVTADLTIKGITKPITFEVIKKGNVYTSTITVDRTQYNIRYGSGKFFEGLGDKMIYDEFTIDVKLVVK, encoded by the coding sequence ATGAAATATTTAACATTACTAACAGCACTCCTGGTTAGCACTACAGTTTGGTCACAGGAGTTTATTGCCGATGCGAGTAGTTCCACCCTGAAATGGAATGCCAAAAAAGTAACTGGTGAACATTACGGCAAAGTGAAGCTTAAAGAGGGCAAATTGGTTATCAGAGATAACCAGATTGCTGGCGGAAATTTTGTTATCGATATGGAATCGATAACATGTGACGATTTAGAGAGCCCAGAATGGAACAAAAAGTTGATTGACCACCTAAAGTCCGACGATTTTTTTAGTGTTGGAACATACCGGGTTGCGCTCCTTGGAAATGTTAGGTCGGATAAGTTTAATGGCGATAAGGCCAAAGTAACAGCCGATTTAACTATCAAGGGTATTACAAAGCCAATCACCTTTGAGGTAATTAAAAAGGGAAATGTGTACACATCAACCATTACCGTTGATCGCACCCAGTACAATATTCGTTATGGATCAGGAAAATTCTTTGAGGGATTAGGCGATAAGATGATTTACGACGAGTTTACGATTGATGTAAAGCTGGTTGTGAAATAA
- a CDS encoding superoxide dismutase, whose translation MNRIIITSLATAISVLSMAQNTLLTQRVSELNFYQLPYQYAALEPAIDALTVEIHYSRHHKAYFDNFLKQASDLKLTEKSLNEIFAKVSEYPAGIRNNGGGYYNHLLYWEILKPGNRKGLSPTLNKAIADEFGSVENLIAQMNDAALKRFGSGWAWLVVDGNGKLKIGSTPNQDNPLMDVSDFKGIPLIGIDVWEHAYYLKYQNRRAEYVNNFWSLINWEVVSELYNEAIKKK comes from the coding sequence ATGAATAGGATAATTATTACATCATTAGCCACAGCGATATCAGTACTTTCAATGGCACAGAATACTCTTTTAACACAAAGGGTATCGGAACTCAATTTTTACCAATTGCCTTACCAATACGCAGCTCTAGAGCCAGCAATTGATGCCCTAACCGTTGAAATTCACTACAGCCGTCACCACAAGGCTTACTTCGATAATTTTTTAAAGCAGGCTAGTGACTTAAAGCTGACCGAAAAATCGCTTAATGAAATTTTTGCAAAAGTGTCCGAGTACCCTGCTGGAATTAGAAATAACGGAGGGGGATACTATAACCATTTACTTTACTGGGAAATACTAAAACCTGGTAATCGAAAGGGTTTGAGCCCAACCCTAAACAAAGCAATAGCCGATGAGTTTGGTTCAGTTGAAAACCTTATTGCTCAAATGAACGATGCTGCACTAAAACGTTTTGGTAGCGGTTGGGCCTGGCTTGTGGTCGATGGCAATGGAAAGCTCAAAATTGGCTCTACCCCCAATCAGGATAATCCGCTAATGGATGTGTCCGATTTTAAGGGCATCCCCCTTATAGGGATTGATGTTTGGGAACACGCTTACTACCTTAAATACCAGAATAGACGTGCTGAATACGTTAATAACTTTTGGAGCCTTATAAACTGGGAAGTTGTATCGGAGCTATACAATGAAGCGATTAAGAAAAAGTAA
- a CDS encoding Lrp/AsnC ligand binding domain-containing protein, with translation MAETYKVDAIDQKILSYLVKNARMPFLEIARECGISGAAIHQRVKKMEDAGIIAGSRMVVKPKALGFDVCAFVGVQLVSTNLYAGVIEALKMMPEVVECHFITGEYALLLKIFCRDNEHLMDVLVNTIQNIPGISRTETFISLDQAIERPVYVKDRSVIKG, from the coding sequence ATGGCTGAAACTTACAAGGTTGATGCAATTGACCAAAAAATACTGTCGTACTTGGTTAAGAATGCACGAATGCCTTTTTTGGAAATTGCTCGTGAATGTGGAATATCGGGAGCCGCTATTCACCAACGGGTTAAGAAAATGGAAGATGCCGGTATTATTGCCGGTTCGCGAATGGTTGTTAAACCCAAAGCGCTAGGATTTGATGTTTGCGCTTTTGTTGGGGTACAGCTTGTATCAACTAATCTTTACGCAGGAGTAATTGAGGCTCTTAAAATGATGCCCGAGGTGGTGGAGTGCCATTTTATCACAGGGGAATATGCCCTTTTGCTAAAAATTTTCTGCCGCGATAACGAGCACCTGATGGACGTGTTGGTTAACACCATTCAGAATATCCCTGGTATTTCAAGAACAGAAACTTTTATTTCCCTTGACCAAGCCATTGAGCGCCCCGTATATGTTAAGGATAGAAGTGTGATTAAAGGTTAA
- a CDS encoding DUF362 domain-containing protein, which yields MRSLVHLLIPALFLLSCSKSNHEPTVYFTKDITPEGFMKVYKQISKNLEGKVGVKVHFGEEGNTYYVKPELFKDIVLDCQGTFIETNVLYKSPRQKTETHIALAKQHGFTYAPIDILDDKGELVIENVPGCKHFNKFYYGKNIDEYNSFLIISHFKGHGSAGFGGAIKNISMGFATPRGKLAMHRNNYPVCDRDRCTNCDSCAQQCPANAISTNPFWIDVDKCTGCGKCIDVCPNKALRYPKGDVDVQTVFCERLAEYAKAIYDRHKKMVFINVLVDISTSCDCSRNPGKPFVPNIGILASTDIVAIEKASHDLVAKAHGCADPFLEVNRVSGYRQIQYAKILGMGEMSYRLFNLDNNQETVEISE from the coding sequence ATGAGAAGCTTAGTCCACCTGTTAATACCTGCCCTTTTCCTGTTATCATGTTCAAAGTCAAACCATGAACCAACCGTTTACTTCACCAAGGATATTACACCGGAAGGGTTCATGAAGGTTTACAAACAGATTTCCAAAAACCTTGAAGGGAAAGTAGGCGTAAAGGTTCATTTTGGCGAAGAAGGCAATACCTATTACGTTAAACCGGAACTATTTAAAGATATTGTTCTCGACTGCCAAGGAACATTCATTGAAACCAATGTATTATATAAAAGTCCGCGACAAAAAACCGAAACCCATATTGCGCTGGCCAAACAACATGGATTTACCTATGCCCCTATCGATATTTTAGATGATAAAGGGGAGCTTGTAATTGAAAATGTACCCGGATGTAAACACTTCAATAAGTTTTACTACGGGAAAAATATTGATGAGTATAATTCCTTCCTCATAATCTCGCACTTTAAGGGTCATGGATCGGCTGGTTTTGGGGGAGCCATTAAAAATATATCGATGGGGTTTGCTACCCCTCGAGGAAAACTAGCCATGCACAGGAACAATTACCCTGTATGCGATAGGGATCGCTGTACCAACTGCGATAGCTGCGCCCAGCAATGCCCGGCAAATGCTATTTCAACTAATCCTTTTTGGATTGATGTAGATAAATGCACCGGATGTGGAAAATGCATTGATGTTTGCCCAAATAAAGCTTTACGTTACCCTAAAGGCGACGTAGATGTTCAAACTGTATTCTGTGAACGACTTGCTGAATACGCTAAGGCAATTTACGACCGTCATAAAAAGATGGTTTTCATAAATGTCTTGGTCGATATATCAACATCGTGCGATTGCTCCCGAAACCCCGGAAAGCCATTTGTTCCAAACATTGGTATTTTGGCGTCAACTGACATTGTGGCCATTGAAAAAGCAAGCCACGACCTCGTGGCTAAAGCCCACGGATGTGCTGATCCATTTCTGGAAGTTAACCGTGTAAGCGGTTACAGGCAAATTCAGTATGCTAAAATCTTAGGAATGGGCGAAATGAGCTATCGTCTGTTTAACCTGGACAACAACCAAGAAACTGTAGAAATTTCAGAGTAG
- the deoC gene encoding deoxyribose-phosphate aldolase codes for MDLSFEDKFNIEVEAAEVEKAINKFKDIAQSRKGDVEILKRCFSMIDLTTLNTTDGYERGKLFAEKVSQFPNQFPGMPNVAAICVYPSLVAAVKENLSAPSVKIASVAAGFPASQTFLEIKLSECEMALEQGADELDVVISVGSFLEGDYFTVFSELQQIKEVAENAKVKVILETGALPSLEDIKLASFLAMEAGADFIKTSTGKLEPAATPEAVYVMCLAIKEFHEKTGRMVGMKPAGGVSNSYDAALFYTIVEQVLGQEWLYTGLFRFGTSKLADILLSDILGKEVKYFSQSSIAKY; via the coding sequence ATGGACTTATCGTTCGAAGACAAGTTTAACATTGAGGTCGAAGCTGCCGAGGTTGAAAAAGCAATCAATAAGTTCAAGGATATTGCTCAGTCACGTAAAGGCGACGTAGAAATTCTAAAGCGCTGCTTTAGCATGATTGACCTTACCACTCTAAATACAACCGATGGCTATGAGCGAGGCAAACTTTTTGCTGAAAAGGTAAGCCAATTCCCCAACCAGTTTCCGGGAATGCCAAACGTTGCAGCCATTTGTGTTTACCCTTCGCTTGTGGCAGCAGTAAAAGAAAATCTATCTGCGCCCAGCGTAAAAATTGCCTCGGTTGCAGCAGGTTTTCCAGCATCACAAACATTCCTTGAAATTAAACTTTCCGAATGTGAAATGGCCCTTGAGCAAGGCGCCGATGAGCTCGATGTGGTGATATCGGTAGGCTCTTTCCTTGAGGGTGATTACTTTACCGTTTTCAGCGAACTTCAACAAATTAAAGAGGTGGCTGAGAACGCCAAGGTTAAAGTCATTCTTGAAACTGGCGCATTACCAAGCCTTGAAGACATAAAACTCGCTTCGTTTTTAGCCATGGAGGCTGGTGCCGATTTCATTAAAACCTCAACCGGCAAGTTAGAACCCGCAGCAACCCCTGAAGCGGTTTACGTAATGTGTTTAGCCATTAAGGAGTTCCATGAAAAAACCGGACGCATGGTAGGTATGAAACCTGCTGGAGGAGTTTCAAACTCCTACGATGCTGCGCTTTTCTATACTATTGTTGAGCAGGTTCTAGGTCAGGAGTGGCTTTATACTGGACTATTCCGGTTTGGAACTAGCAAACTAGCTGATATATTGCTTTCAGATATATTAGGTAAGGAAGTAAAATATTTTAGCCAGTCTTCCATCGCAAAGTATTAA
- a CDS encoding nucleotide pyrophosphohydrolase, translating into MTQLTLDDAQKLVDNWIKTKGVRYFNELTNMTLLVEEVGELARIMARRYGEQSFKEGETDHDPAPEMADILFVLICLANQTGINLTQALLQSIEKKTKRDSERHQGNTKLL; encoded by the coding sequence ATGACACAACTCACACTCGATGATGCTCAGAAACTGGTTGACAATTGGATTAAAACCAAAGGGGTACGCTACTTTAATGAGCTTACTAACATGACTCTGCTGGTGGAAGAGGTGGGCGAGTTAGCCCGAATTATGGCCAGGAGATATGGCGAGCAGTCGTTCAAGGAAGGGGAAACCGACCATGATCCTGCTCCCGAAATGGCTGATATACTGTTTGTGCTGATTTGCCTTGCTAACCAAACTGGCATTAACCTTACCCAAGCCCTTCTTCAAAGTATTGAAAAGAAAACCAAACGCGATAGCGAACGGCACCAGGGTAATACCAAATTGTTGTAA
- the nadB gene encoding L-aspartate oxidase — MSKIETDFLIIGSGIGGMSFALKVADHAKVIVVTKDRLDETNTAYAQGGIAAVTYDPDTPEKHIHDTLICGDGLCNEDVVRIVVNEAPSQIKQLISWGVKFDRKPNGQYDLAREGGHSEHRILHHKDNTGAEIQKVLSNKVRNHPNITVYENYFAVEIITQHHLGQEVKRGNPDITCFGAYVLNLKTQEVHTFLSRVTVLATGGTGNIYNTTTNPPVATGDGIAMVYRAKGQVENMAFVQFHPTSLYNPGERPSFLITEAMRGFGGVLKTIDGKEFMQKYDPRGSLAPRDIVARAIDNEMKVRGDDYVYLDVTFKEPKEIIDHFPNIYQKCLSLGIDITKDMIPVVPAAHYMCGGIKVDTNAQSTIKRLYAVGECSSTGLHGANRLASNSLIEAIVYAHRGAQHSMEHYKIYEINHSIPEWDYEGTIHNEEMVLITQSYREMQQIMSSYVGIVRSNLRLQRALTRLEILYRETEELYKKSILTQKLCELRNMINVGYLIIKSAQEMHESRGLHYSIDYPKQKGQEF; from the coding sequence ATGAGCAAGATTGAAACCGATTTCCTAATAATAGGGTCAGGCATAGGCGGGATGAGTTTTGCCCTTAAAGTAGCCGACCACGCAAAGGTTATAGTTGTTACTAAGGATAGATTAGACGAAACCAATACAGCATACGCACAGGGGGGCATAGCCGCTGTAACATACGACCCCGATACGCCCGAAAAGCATATACACGATACCCTCATTTGTGGCGATGGGCTTTGCAATGAGGACGTTGTCCGCATAGTGGTTAACGAAGCCCCTTCCCAGATTAAGCAGCTTATTAGCTGGGGCGTTAAGTTTGACCGAAAGCCCAACGGTCAGTACGATTTGGCTCGTGAAGGGGGACACTCGGAACACCGCATACTACACCATAAGGATAATACCGGCGCTGAAATACAAAAGGTTTTAAGCAACAAGGTAAGAAATCATCCCAACATTACCGTTTACGAGAATTACTTTGCTGTTGAAATAATCACCCAACACCACCTTGGACAGGAGGTTAAACGCGGAAATCCTGATATTACATGTTTCGGAGCATACGTACTAAACCTTAAAACACAGGAGGTACACACTTTCCTGAGCCGAGTAACTGTTTTGGCAACCGGTGGAACAGGTAATATTTACAACACAACTACAAACCCTCCTGTTGCCACAGGCGATGGTATTGCCATGGTTTACCGGGCAAAGGGACAGGTTGAAAATATGGCCTTTGTGCAGTTTCACCCCACATCGCTTTACAATCCGGGCGAACGCCCCTCGTTCCTTATAACCGAAGCCATGCGAGGGTTTGGTGGTGTGCTTAAAACCATCGACGGTAAGGAATTCATGCAAAAGTACGACCCAAGGGGGTCGCTTGCACCGCGCGATATTGTTGCCCGAGCCATTGATAACGAGATGAAGGTTAGGGGCGACGACTATGTTTACCTCGATGTTACCTTCAAGGAACCAAAGGAGATAATTGACCATTTCCCAAACATCTACCAGAAATGCTTATCGCTTGGCATTGACATTACAAAGGATATGATACCTGTTGTTCCAGCTGCACATTACATGTGTGGTGGTATTAAAGTTGATACTAATGCTCAATCAACCATAAAAAGACTTTACGCAGTAGGTGAATGCTCATCAACTGGTTTACATGGAGCCAATAGGTTAGCCTCAAATTCGCTAATTGAGGCAATTGTTTATGCGCATCGTGGCGCACAACATTCCATGGAACACTATAAGATCTATGAAATAAACCACTCTATACCCGAATGGGACTACGAAGGAACAATTCATAACGAGGAGATGGTACTTATCACCCAGAGCTACCGTGAGATGCAGCAGATTATGAGTAGCTACGTGGGAATTGTTCGTTCAAACCTCCGCTTACAGCGAGCATTAACTCGCCTGGAAATACTTTACCGCGAAACCGAGGAGCTCTACAAGAAATCAATTCTTACCCAAAAACTATGCGAACTACGTAATATGATTAACGTTGGTTACCTCATAATAAAATCAGCTCAGGAAATGCACGAGAGTAGAGGGCTACACTACTCAATTGATTATCCAAAGCAAAAAGGGCAGGAGTTTTAG
- the dtd gene encoding D-aminoacyl-tRNA deacylase codes for MRVVIQRVSQASVSVNGNITGSIGNGLLVLAGFEHSDTEEDLEWMVGKIARLRIFNDAEGIMNLSVMDVNGQILVVSQFTLHAKTKKGNRPSYVQAAPPDIAIPLYEKFIMMLEHTTSKRIERGVFGAMMDVSLVNSGPITIIIDSKNKDL; via the coding sequence ATGAGAGTTGTAATACAGCGTGTAAGTCAGGCTAGCGTTTCGGTTAACGGAAACATAACCGGTTCAATTGGTAACGGACTTCTAGTTCTAGCTGGTTTTGAACATTCCGATACTGAAGAGGATTTGGAATGGATGGTTGGTAAAATTGCCCGCCTGCGAATATTTAACGATGCCGAGGGCATCATGAACCTCAGCGTTATGGATGTGAACGGTCAAATACTGGTTGTAAGCCAGTTTACCCTTCATGCAAAAACCAAGAAAGGCAATCGGCCATCGTACGTTCAGGCTGCCCCCCCGGATATTGCCATTCCGCTATATGAAAAGTTTATAATGATGCTGGAGCACACAACCAGTAAAAGGATTGAACGTGGTGTATTCGGAGCAATGATGGATGTTAGCCTGGTAAATTCCGGCCCGATAACCATTATTATCGACTCAAAAAATAAAGATTTATGA
- a CDS encoding lysine exporter LysO family protein — MKGSLTILSFFTLGLIVGRYTPVNEWLSSVDYSSLSLYLLMFLVGISIGSDTRSLQALKSMNLKILLIPLATIIGTAIGVWFISIFVTRYSIKELMAVGAGYGYYSLSSIIIKNNHSDALGVVALLSNVIREIITLLLAPLMAIYFGKVAPICSGGATSMDTTLPIISRASGKEYAIPSLIHGIILTILVPFIVTLILSI; from the coding sequence TTGAAAGGGAGTTTAACCATACTTTCATTTTTCACGCTGGGGTTGATTGTTGGTCGATATACTCCAGTTAACGAATGGCTTAGTTCCGTTGACTACAGCTCCCTATCGCTTTACCTGCTTATGTTTTTGGTAGGAATTAGTATAGGTTCCGATACCCGATCGTTACAAGCTCTCAAAAGCATGAATCTAAAAATCCTGCTGATACCCTTAGCAACAATTATTGGTACTGCTATTGGGGTTTGGTTCATATCAATTTTCGTTACACGATACTCAATTAAGGAGCTTATGGCTGTTGGTGCAGGGTATGGCTATTACAGCCTTTCAAGCATTATTATCAAGAACAACCATAGCGATGCACTTGGCGTTGTTGCTTTGCTATCGAATGTAATTCGCGAAATTATTACCCTGCTGCTGGCACCGCTTATGGCAATCTATTTTGGTAAAGTTGCACCAATCTGCTCGGGTGGAGCCACAAGCATGGATACCACATTGCCAATAATTTCAAGAGCATCGGGGAAAGAGTATGCCATTCCATCGCTTATTCATGGAATTATACTTACCATACTGGTGCCTTTCATTGTAACGTTAATTCTATCAATCTAA